In a genomic window of Phragmites australis chromosome 14, lpPhrAust1.1, whole genome shotgun sequence:
- the LOC133891053 gene encoding cysteine-rich receptor-like protein kinase 10 produces the protein MAMAMAAHHHSHLPSYLAAFAALFIAFTLAPPAAGDSLGQLCGTSGNYTANSTYQANIQRLAATLPRSASSSRTLFANATLGAVPDIVYALALCRGDTNASACGDCVTTAFQNVQQLCAYNKDATIFYDLCLLRFSNQNFLASPASGGSGTVLILMNTQNVSAPFKVFDAAVGVLLNATADYAADNSSKRFGTAVEGFQTFDSQNPTIYGLAQCTPDMAPAGCRSCLTGILQMRFKYFSGKQGGRILGLWCNYRYEQYPFFTGGPLLQLPEPPVGAPAPAPAAVNVTPPTAGGGTTGNKTGRVLAITLPIVAAILATVVICSCLWRRKKRKTPGKPSLPDSSNPEDIQSIDSLIIDLSTLRAATENFDEGNKLGEGGFGAVYKGILPDDQEIAVKRLSQSSRQGIEELKNELVLVAKLQHKNLVRLVGVCLEDHERLLVYEYMCNKSLDTILFDPEKRNELDWGKRFKIVNGIARGLQYLHEDSQVKIIHRDLKASNVLLDYDFNPKISDFGLARLFGSDQSQDVTNRVVGTYGYMAPEYAMRGNYSIKSDVFSFGVLILEIVTGKRNGGSYSSEEASDLLSLVWEHWTAGTLMEIMDSSLSSLSPRDQMLKCIHIGLLCVQDDPADRPMMSTVNVMLSSSTVTLQAPCRPAFCIQKDGVHSDMYSDVYRGASLSASRSPMSQNDVSISELEPR, from the exons atggccatggccatggccgcGCACCACCACAGCCACCTCCCCTCCTACCTCGCCGCGTTCGCCGCCCTATTCATCGCCTTCACCCTCGCGCCTCCCGCCGCCGGAGACTCCCTGGGCCAGCTCTGCGGCACCAGCGGCAACTACACCGCGAACAGCACCTACCAGGCCAACATCCAGCGCCTCGCCGCCACGCTCCCCAGGAGCGCCTCCTCGTCCCGGACGCTCTTCGCGAACGCCACGCTCGGCGCCGTCCCGGACATCGTCTACGCGCTCGCGCTCTGCCGCGGCGACACCAACGCCTCCGCCTGCGGCGACTGCGTCACCACCGCCTTTCAGAACGTGCAGCAGCTGTGCGCGTACAACAAGGACGCCACCATCTTCTACGACCTCTGCCTCCTCCGCTTCTCCAACCAGAACTTCCTCGCCTCCCCCGCCAGCGGCGGCAGCGGGACCGTCCTCATCCTCATGAACACGCAGAACGTGTCCGCGCCGTTCAAGGTGTTCGACGCCGCCGTGGGCGTGCTCCTCAACGCCACCGCCGACTACGCGGCCGACAACTCGTCCAAGAGGTTCGGCACCGCGGTGGAGGGGTTCCAGACCTTCGACAGCCAGAACCCGACGATTTACGGGCTGGCGCAGTGCACGCCGGACATGGCGCCGGCCGGCTGCCGGAGCTGCCTCACGGGTATTCTTCAGATGAGGTTCAAGTATTTCAGCGGGAAGCAGGGTGGCAGGATTCTTGGATTGTGGTGCAACTACAGGTATGAGCAGTACCCCTTCTTCACCGGCGGCCCGCTGCTTCAGCTGCCGGAGCCACCCGTGGGggcgccggcgcccgcgcccgcggcgGTGAACGTGACGCCGCCGACGGCCGGAGGAG GAACAACAGGAAACAAAACTGGTAGAGTTTTAGCCATTACACTGCCTATAGTAGCTGCGATCCTAGCAACTGTAGTAATTTGCTCTTGtctctggaggaggaagaaaaggaaaacaccAGGAAAGCCATCACTGCCAG ATTCAAGTAATCCAGAGGACATACAAAGTATCGATTCGCTCATTATTGATCTATCAACTCTGCGAGCAGCAACAGAAAACTTTGATGAAGGCAATAAACTCGGTGAAGGAGGTTTTGGTGCAGTTTATAAG GGAATCCTCCCTGATGATCAAGAAATAGCAGTGAAAAGGCTCTCACAGAGTTCTCGACAAGGGATCGAGGAGTTGAAAAATgagcttgttttggttgctaAGCTTCAACACAAGAATTTGGTGAGGCTTGTCGGTGTTTGTTTGGAAGACCATGAGAGATTACTTGTGTATGAATACATGTGCAACAAAAGCCTCGACACGATTCTTTTTG ATCCCGAGAAACGCAATGAGCTAGATTGGGGGAAGAGATTTAAGATAGTGAATGGGATTGCTCGAGGCTTGCAGTATCTTCATGAAGATTCTCAAGTGAAGATAATCCACCGGGACCTCAAAGCGAGCAATGTTCTGTTAGACTATGACTTTAATCCTAAGATCTCAGATTTCGGCCTAGCAAGGCTATTCGGAAGTGACCAATCACAAGATGTCACAAATCGTGTCGTGGGAACCTA TGGTTACATGGCCCCGGAGTATGCTATGCGTGGGAATTACTCTATCAAGTCCGACGTGTTCAGCTTCGGCGTTCTAATCCTAGAGATCGTCACGGGAAAAAGAAACGGTGGCTCCTATAGCTCTGAGGAAGCCTCTGATCTCCTTAGTTTG GTGTGGGAGCACTGGACGGCCGGGACACTCATGGAGATCATGGATTCATCCTTGAGCAGCCTCTCTCCGCGAGACCAGATGCTGAAGTGCATCCACATCGGGCTCCTGTGCGTTCAGGACGACCCCGCAGACAGGCCGATGATGTCGACGGTGAACGTCATGCTCAGCAGCAGCACGGTGACCCTCCAAGCTCCATGCAGGCCGGCGTTTTGCATCCAGAAGGATGGCGTCCACTCGGACATGTACTCAGATGTGTACCGTGGAGCTTCGCTGTCCGCGAGCAGATCGCCTATGTCGCAGAACGACGTTTCAATCTCTGAGCTTGAGCCGAGATGA
- the LOC133891051 gene encoding ethylene receptor 4-like, with product MAARCGGRSDGREDGAVEALLQWQKVSDFLIGASYLSIPLELLHFATCADLAPLRWVLLQFGAFIVFCGLTHLLAVFTYDRSNSRLLLLAFTAAKVLVALSSFAAAVSLPTFIPQLLRLKIREALLRDKARQLDRDLNLVRRREETAARVVRAFTQHISGGSLLDARAILRFAMLYLSDALGLRSCAVWMPADNDGSGVLHLVHQLPPDHQATTTTTTAQAIRISDPDVAGIMASKDARVLRSGSALWTTSDHGAAAAMRMPMLRVSNFAVDGSSSESDEQGAVSYAILVLVLPVPVPPPNSHRSRHLGGGWSRQELEIVEAVSDQVAVAVSHAAVLEEWQLTRYKLAERQRALVQARHDAAVATRARDAAHGAMRDGVLRPMHAVLGLLSVMQAQHQDEVLRCAEQRLAVGAMARTSALSSTLMDDVMAALLTPPPSPGDQPVSAAAGASLVARRLFDLRALVREAACVAGCLARCRGLGFSHRAETGSLPDWVVGDDKRVFHLLLHMLGALLDRCECQCHDLSFSVVTVVVGEEETMSDHRDWTIPNFSGCNTVCVRFQFGITRLSRDSLLHSSSPRPHDRVRNSLCSSSVRYETRQSIATCNKIVQMMNGKMWRESPSDSEGQHGESVNLILHFQLGFGVASPTAASAASGGGGGLYRMGGGFGAPSPSSSTTAPAQYHFNGLGILLADSNDTTREVTRKLLERLGCQVLPVPSAAHCLSLLLGGGAADQPLFQLQLQVVLLDLYTPAGGADAAGATDDGFEVALRIRKLTSDSFSWLIILVALPLPPRASCVDVRNRCQRAGVNGVIHKPATLPALGAQLYRVLHDDN from the exons ATGGCGGCGCGGTGCGGCGGTCGCAGCGACGGGCGTGAGGACGGCGCGGTGGAGGCGCTGCTGCAGTGGCAGAAGGTGAGCGACTTTTTAATCGGGGCGTCGTACCTATCCATCCCGTTGGAGCTGCTGCACTTCGCCACCTGCGCCGACCTTGCGCCGCTGCGGTGGGTGCTCCTCCAGTTCGGCGCCTTCATCGTCTTCTGCGGCCTCACCCACCTGCTCGCCGTCTTCACCTACGATCGCTCCAActcgcgcctcctcctcctcgccttcACCGCCGCAAAGGTCCTCGTGGCCCTGTcctccttcgccgccgccgtctccctccCCACCTTCATCCCGCAGCTGCTCCGCCTCAAGATCCGCGAGGCTCTGCTCCGTGACAAGGCGCGACAGCTCGACCGCGACCTCAACCTCGTCAGGCGCCGCGAGGAGACCGCCGCGCGCGTCGTCCGTGCGTTCACGCAGCACATCAGCGGCGGCTCCCTCCTCGACGCGCGCGCCATCCTGCGCTTCGCCATGCTCTACCTCTCCGACGCCCTCGGCCTCCGCAGCTGCGCCGTCTGGATGCCCGCGGACAACGACGGCTCCGGCGTGCTCCACCTGGTCCATCAGCTGCCACCTGACCACCAAGCCACAaccacgacgacgacggcgcAGGCCATTCGCATCAGTGATCCCGACGTGGCCGGTATCATGGCCAGCAAGGACGCCAGGGTGCTGAGGTCAGGCTCGGCGCTCTGGACAACGTCGGATCATGGAGCTGCGGCTGCCATGCGGATGCCGATGCTGAGGGTGTCCAACTTCGCCGTAGACGGATCATCATCAGAATCAGATGAACAGGGAGCTGTGAGCTACGCGATTTTGGTCTTGGTTCTTCCGGTTCCAGTTCCTCCTCCTAACAGCCACAGGAGCAGACATCTAGGAGGAGGGTGGAGCAGGCAGGAGCTGGAGATCGTGGAGGCTGTGTCGGACCAGGTGGCCGTGGCGGTGTCGCACGCGGCGGTGCTGGAGGAGTGGCAGCTGACGCGGTACAAGCTGGCGGAGCGGCAGAGGGCCCTGGTGCAGGCCAGGCACGACGCCGCGGTGGCGACCAGGGCCAGAGACGCCGCGCATGGCGCGATGCGCGACGGCGTGCTGAGGCCGATGCACGCCGTCCTGGGGCTGCTCTCCGTGATGCAGGCGCAGCACCAGGACGAAGTCTTGCGCTGCGCCGAGCAGAGGCTTGCCGTGGGCGCCATGGCCAGGACGAGCGCTCTCTCCTCCACGCTGATGGACGACGTCATGGCAGCGCTGCTAACGCCGCCGCCGAGCCCTGGTGATCAGCCGGTGTCGGCGGCTGCCGGTGCTAGCTTGGTGGCAAGGAGGCTGTTCGACCTTCGCGCGCTGGTGAGGGAGGCCGCTTGCGTGGCAGGGTGCCTCGCCCGTTGCAGGGGACTCGGCTTTTCGCACCGGGCGGAGACGGGCTCTCTGCCCGATTGGGTGGTCGGCGACGACAAGAGAGTGTTCCATCTCCTGCTGCACATGCTAGGCGCTCTGTTGGACCGGTGCGAATGCCAGTGCCATGACCTCTCCTTTTCTGTGGTTACTGTGGTGGTGGGTGAAGAAGAGACCATGTCTGACCACCGGGACTGGACCATTCCCAACTTCTCTGGTTGCAACACAGTATGTGTCAGGTTCCAGTTTGGGATCACGAGACTCTCGAGAGACAGCTTGCTGCATTCATCCAGCCCACGACCTCATGACAGAGTTAGAAATAGCCTCTGTTCCAGTTCAGTCAGATACGAGACACGGCAAAGCATCGCTACGTGCAACAAGATCGTACAG ATGATGAATGGTAAGATGTGGCGGGAATCCCCGTCAgattccgaaggccagcatggAGAAAGCGTGAACCTCATCCTGCACTTCCAGCTTGGGTTTGGAGTGGCGTCGCCCACTGCCGCCTCCGCCGcatcgggcggcggcggcggcttgtACCGCATGGGTGGCGGATTTGGAGCCCCCTCGCCGTCGTCTTCCACCACTGCTCCTGCTCAGTACCACTTCAACGGCCTGGGGATCCTGCTCGCGGACAGCAACGACACCACCCGGGAGGTGACGCGGAAGCTCCTCGAGAGGCTCGGCTGCCAGGTGCTGCCGGTGCCGTCGGCCGCGCACTGCCTCAGCCTTCTTCTAGGGGGTGGAGCCGCCGACCAACCATTGTTCCAGCTCCAGCTGCAGGTGGTACTTCTTGACCTCTACACACCTGCTGGTGGTGCTGATGCCGCCGGGGCAACGGATGATGGGTTTGAGGTGGCCCTCAGGATCCGGAAGCTCACCAGCGACAGCTTCAGCTGGCTGATCATCCTAGTCGCGCTGCCATTGCCACCGAGAGCGAGCTGCGTCGACGTCCGCAACAGGTGCCAGCGGGCGGGGGTGAACGGCGTGATCCACAAACCCGCCACGCTGCCGGCGCTGGGCGCTCAGCTCTACAGGGTCCTCCACGACGACAACTGA